The sequence CATCGACGTCGGCGCCACCGAGGTCTGCCCGAGCAGCGCACTGCCCTGGACGAGCAGCGGTCCCGTCGAGCGGCGCCGCTGGCCGGGGCTGTCTTGTGTGACCGCGCCCGCGCCCGAACCCGTACCGGCCGAGCGGGCCGGGGTGACGCTGCCGCTGCCGGCGCCGCCGCGGGCGTCCGCGGTCGTGTCGCCGGGGAAGGCGGTGGTCACGCCGCCGAGGGCGACCGCGGCCAGCGACACCGCACCGGCGGCGGCGAACGCGAACCGCAGGCCGCGCGAGGCGGAGCGCCCGTCGTCCGGGCGGCCGACGGGATGGGTACGGAAGCCGCGCTCATGCGCCGCGGGGGCGGGGACCGGGCCGTGCGGACGGGCAGGTACGTATCCGAACGCGAAGCGCTCACCGCGCGACGCTCCGAAGACGGCGGAGACGTCCTGCAGGCCGGACAGGCCGGGCAGACCGGACGCGCCACCGGAGCCGTCGTCTCTTCCGGCCGGCTCGTCCTGCGGATCGGCTCCGAAGAGACCGCCGCCGGGCGTGGACATGCCGTCGCCACCCGCGGGCAGGCCCTGGAGGCGGGCCAGGAGGCTCGCCGAGGGCGGCGGCGGGGCGGCTTCCGCGAACACGTTCTTCAGTCGGCGCTGGGCGTCCGCCTCCGCCTTGCACCGGGCACAGGTGGCCAGGTGCGCGAGGACCCGCTCGCGCGACTCATGACCCAGCTCTCCGTCCACCAGGGCGGAGAGCCGGTCTCCCAGATGCTGCTCGGCGAGGTGTGCCTTCCCGACAGGTTTCGGCCTGGATGCACTCACGCGGTCGCGCCCCCTCCTCCCAGAGCGGGGACGCGGGCCAGGAAGGAGCGCCGCTCGGCCGCGCGGGCCTCGGGAGAGCGGTGCGCGAGGGCCTTGCGGAGCTGGGAGCGGCCGCGGTGGATACGGGAGCGGACGGTGCCGAGCTTCACGCCGAGGGTCGCGGCGATCTCCTCGTACGACAGCCCCTCGATGTCGCACAGGACGACGGCGGCACGGAACTCGGGCGCCAGGGTGTCGAGGGCCTGCTGGACGTCGGCGTCGAAGTGCGCGTCGTTGAAGAGCTGCTGCGGGGTGGGCTCACGGCTGGCCAGGCGCTCGGCCGCGTCCTCGCCGAGGGCGTCGAAGCGGATGCGCTGCTTGCGCCGGACCATGTCCAGGAAGAGGTTGGTGGTGATGCGGTGCAGCCAGCCCTCGAAGGTGCCCGGCGAGTAGGTCGACAGGGAGCGGAAGACGCGGACGAAGACCTCCTGGGTGAGGTCCTCGGCGTCGTGCTGGTTTCCCGTCAGGCGGTACGCCAGGCGGTAGACCCGGGCGCTGTGCGTGCTGACGATCTCCTCCCACGTGGGCGGAGTCCACGCCTGCCCGTCCGCGTCGGTGGAGAAGGTCGCGGTCTGGGCCTCGCCTGCGGCGAAACCGGCGTGGTGGTCAGCAGCGGTGTCGGTCACGGATTTCGGCCTGCCCGCCGACCCGAGGAAGCGCCTCAGCACTCCGCCCCGGTCCTCGGGCGCAGCCGCACCTCCCCTGTCGGCTCTGGTGGTGTCCAGTGGAGCCCCTACCATAGCCACCTCGCCCGTTAGCTCCGGATAAGCGGTTTTACGAGAATTTGATACACGCTGATACGGCTCATGCGGCTGCGTCAGCAGATGCTCGGTGTCCTGATCCACCGCATTCCCCCCATCGCACAGCCGACCACCGTCTCATCCCCTTAAACGTCCGGTCCCATCTGCGGGTTCCCGACGCCAACGGATACAGTCACGCCCAGGCAACCACGGGGACAGGAGAGGGTCATTACCGGCAACCGGCAGACGAGCTGGGCGTTCGCCGACGCCTACGTCGCCGAGGACGAAGCGCTGCGCTGGGCCCGCGACCGGGCCCGCGAGGCAGGGCTGCGCTCGGTGTCGCCCGGCACGGGCGCCGCGCTGCGACTGCTCGCCGCCTCCGTGGACGCCAAGGCCGTCGCGGAGATCGGCACCGGCTGCGGGGTGTCCGGAATCCATCTGCTGCACGGCATGCGCCCGGACGGGGTGCTCACCACGGTCGACCCGGAACCGGAGCACCAGCAGTTCGCCCGGCAGGCCTTCCGTGCCTGCGGTTTCGCCAGCAACCGGGCCCGGTTCATACCGGGGCGCGCCCTGGACGTCCTGCCCCGGCTCGCGGACGCGGGCTACGACCTCGTCTTCTGCGACGGCGACCGCCAGGAGTACACCGACTATCTCGCTGAATCGTTGCGCCTGCTGCGACCTGGCGGCCTGGTGGTCTTCGAGGGCATCTTCGCGAGCGGCCGTACGGTCGACTCGGGGCCGCAGCCGACGGAGGTGCTGCGGCTGCGCGAACTGCTGCGCTCGGTGCGTGAGAGCCAGGAACTGGT comes from Streptomyces sp. FXJ1.172 and encodes:
- the sigE gene encoding RNA polymerase sigma factor SigE — encoded protein: MLRRFLGSAGRPKSVTDTAADHHAGFAAGEAQTATFSTDADGQAWTPPTWEEIVSTHSARVYRLAYRLTGNQHDAEDLTQEVFVRVFRSLSTYSPGTFEGWLHRITTNLFLDMVRRKQRIRFDALGEDAAERLASREPTPQQLFNDAHFDADVQQALDTLAPEFRAAVVLCDIEGLSYEEIAATLGVKLGTVRSRIHRGRSQLRKALAHRSPEARAAERRSFLARVPALGGGGATA
- a CDS encoding zf-HC2 domain-containing protein, which translates into the protein MSASRPKPVGKAHLAEQHLGDRLSALVDGELGHESRERVLAHLATCARCKAEADAQRRLKNVFAEAAPPPPSASLLARLQGLPAGGDGMSTPGGGLFGADPQDEPAGRDDGSGGASGLPGLSGLQDVSAVFGASRGERFAFGYVPARPHGPVPAPAAHERGFRTHPVGRPDDGRSASRGLRFAFAAAGAVSLAAVALGGVTTAFPGDTTADARGGAGSGSVTPARSAGTGSGAGAVTQDSPGQRRRSTGPLLVQGSALLGQTSVAPTSMSAPLVPGVPSLGTEQAQGDAVRGLTAPVMAGAAAVSPLIRPLDDTVVYPLAAWSAIPGVTGSGLLSAPVPTPTSPTAPAAPSPSPSAPSQTP
- a CDS encoding O-methyltransferase → MCGFPTPTDTVTPRQPRGQERVITGNRQTSWAFADAYVAEDEALRWARDRAREAGLRSVSPGTGAALRLLAASVDAKAVAEIGTGCGVSGIHLLHGMRPDGVLTTVDPEPEHQQFARQAFRACGFASNRARFIPGRALDVLPRLADAGYDLVFCDGDRQEYTDYLAESLRLLRPGGLVVFEGIFASGRTVDSGPQPTEVLRLRELLRSVRESQELVSSLLPVGDGLLCAVKR